The proteins below are encoded in one region of Girardinichthys multiradiatus isolate DD_20200921_A chromosome 19, DD_fGirMul_XY1, whole genome shotgun sequence:
- the LOC124855846 gene encoding serine/threonine-protein phosphatase PP1-beta catalytic subunit-like — protein sequence MAEGELNVDSLISRLLEVRGCRPGKIVQMTEAEVRGLCIKSREIFLSQPILLELEAPLKICGDIHGQYTDLLRLFEYGGFPPEANYLFLGDYVDRGKQSLETICLLLAYKIKYPENFFLLRGNHECASINRIYGFYDECKRRFNIKLWKTFTDCFNCLPIAAIIDEKIFCCHGGLSPDLQSMEQIRRIMRPTDVPDTGLLCDLLWSDPDKDVQGWGENDRGVSFTFGADVVSKFLNRHDLDLICRAHQVVEDGYEFFAKRQLVTLFSAPNYCGEFDNAGGMMSVDESLMCSFQILKPSEKKAKYQYGGVNSGRPVTPPRTTQAPKKR from the exons TGCGGGGATGTCGTCCGGGGAAGATAGTCCAGATGACCGAGGCAGAGGTTCGTGGTCTTTGCATCAAATCCAGGGAGATCTTCCTCAGCCAGCCAATTCTGCTGGAGCTCGAGGCTCCTCTGAAGATTTGTG GTGACATCCATGGGCAGTACACCGATCTGCTGAGGCTGTTTGAGTATGGTGGCTTCCCTCCAGAAGCAAACTATCTCTTCCTGGGTGATTATGTGGACAGAGGGAAGCAGTCCCTGGAAACCATCTGTCTTTTGCTGGCCTACAAGATCAAATACCCAGAGAACTTTTTCCTGCTCAGAGGAAACCACGAGTGTGCTTCCATTAATCGTATCTATGGGTTCTATGACGAAT GCAAGCGCAGGTTCAACATTAAGTTGTGGAAGACCTTCACAGACTGCTTTAACTGCCTCCCCATTGCTGCTATAATTGATGAGAAGATCTTCTGCTGCCATGGAG GGCTTTCACCTGATTTGCAGTCAATGGAGCAGATCCGTAGGATCATGAGGCCAACAGACGTGCCAGATACAG GCCTTCTGTGCGACCTGTTGTGGTCGGATCCGGATAAGGACGTGCAAGGCTGGGGAGAAAATGATCGTGGAGTCTCCTTCACCTTCGGAGCTGATGTGGTCAGCAAGTTCCTGAACCGCCATGACCTGGACCTCATCTGCAGAGCCCACCAG GTTGTGGAGGATGGCTACGAGTTCTTTGCCAAACGCCAACTGGTCACACTTTTCTCTGCTCCAAACTACTGCGGGGAGTTTGATAATGCAGGCGGCATGATGAGTGTGGATGAGTCCCTCATGTGCTCCTTCCAG ATCCTAAAGCCTTCAGAGAAGAAGGCCAAGTACCAGTATGGTGGAGTAAATTCTGGTCGGCCTGTGACCCCACCCCGCACCACCCAAGCTCCCAAAAAGAGGTGA